One window of Leptotrichia sp. oral taxon 498 genomic DNA carries:
- the hisS gene encoding histidine--tRNA ligase yields MITALKGMKDRYSDDVKKYDAIVNISKKVFEKYGFERIITPILEETELFKRGVGDETDVVSKEMYDFKDKGERDVTMRPEGTAGVVRAYLEAGFHKSSPIVKWFYNGPMYRYEAPQKGRMREFHQTGVEMFGVRSAYLDAEIIKMGCDFLEELGITGLVVEINSLGNVESRKKYIEDLKKFMFERLDKLSEDSQKRYKKNPLRALDSKDKGDQEEFKNAPKLYDYLDEESKKYFEDTKKYLELLGVNYVVNDKLVRGLDYYSDTVFEIKSNKLGSQATVLAGGRYDRLLEILGNAKVPGIGFAAGMERIAMLMDDSIISEEEKKIYVIYFDDTKEYFVKTVNELRKNGIKVNFDYNAKSFGAQMKKANRENAEYVLILGEEERDENVLTVKKFSTGEQEKYSFEEVLEILKQEI; encoded by the coding sequence ATGATAACCGCCTTAAAAGGAATGAAAGATAGATATTCTGACGATGTGAAAAAATATGATGCGATTGTGAATATTTCAAAAAAAGTTTTTGAAAAATACGGATTTGAGCGGATAATTACGCCGATTTTGGAAGAAACGGAGCTTTTCAAACGAGGAGTTGGAGATGAGACTGATGTTGTTTCTAAAGAAATGTACGATTTTAAAGATAAGGGAGAAAGAGATGTTACAATGCGTCCAGAAGGGACTGCGGGAGTTGTAAGAGCGTATCTTGAAGCTGGATTTCATAAGTCTTCTCCGATTGTGAAATGGTTTTACAATGGTCCAATGTATAGATACGAAGCACCTCAAAAAGGGAGAATGAGAGAATTTCATCAAACTGGAGTGGAAATGTTTGGTGTGAGAAGTGCATATCTGGATGCAGAAATTATTAAAATGGGTTGCGATTTTCTTGAAGAACTTGGAATTACTGGCTTAGTTGTGGAGATTAATAGCTTAGGAAATGTTGAGTCGAGAAAAAAATATATTGAAGATTTGAAAAAATTTATGTTTGAAAGACTTGATAAATTGAGTGAGGATTCACAAAAAAGATATAAGAAAAATCCTTTGAGAGCTTTGGATTCTAAGGATAAAGGCGATCAGGAAGAGTTTAAAAATGCACCAAAACTTTACGATTATTTAGATGAAGAAAGTAAAAAATATTTTGAAGACACTAAAAAATATTTGGAATTGTTGGGCGTGAATTATGTCGTGAATGATAAATTGGTTAGAGGGCTTGATTATTATTCAGACACGGTTTTTGAAATCAAATCGAATAAATTGGGATCACAGGCGACAGTTCTTGCGGGTGGACGATACGACAGATTGCTTGAAATATTAGGAAATGCGAAAGTTCCTGGAATAGGATTTGCCGCTGGAATGGAAAGAATCGCAATGTTAATGGATGATTCTATAATTTCTGAAGAAGAAAAAAAAATTTATGTGATTTATTTTGATGACACAAAAGAATATTTTGTGAAAACAGTAAACGAACTTAGAAAAAATGGTATTAAAGTAAACTTTGACTACAATGCAAAAAGCTTTGGAGCACAAATGAAAAAGGCAAACCGTGAAAATGCTGAATATGTGTTGATTTTAGGGGAAGAAGAACGAGATGAAAATGTGCTCACGGTTAAGAAGTTTAGCACTGGAGAGCAAGAAAAATATAGCTTTGAGGAAGTTTTGGAGATTTTGAAACAAGAAATTTAA
- a CDS encoding zinc-ribbon domain-containing protein, with translation MESEVSKMILIFGTKRKFKNLGTLENCHCSRCNNTSDWNFVEYRDWFTLFWIPIFPISARKEYLECPICHQAYDVPKDI, from the coding sequence TTGGAAAGTGAGGTATCTAAAATGATTTTAATATTTGGAACGAAAAGAAAGTTTAAAAATTTAGGAACACTAGAAAACTGTCATTGTTCAAGATGCAACAATACATCTGATTGGAATTTTGTGGAATATCGTGATTGGTTTACTTTGTTTTGGATACCAATTTTTCCGATAAGTGCAAGGAAAGAATATTTGGAATGTCCGATTTGCCATCAGGCTTATGATGTGCCAAAAGATATTTAA
- a CDS encoding thioredoxin family protein → MALLDKNIVEQLKGYFNNINGNIEMVSFLDDSEKSKELDSFLTEVDAISDKVNYTKKIFGSDADFEKMHNITRPISFTLLKDGKKSGINFNGIPGGHEFNSFILAILGLAGMGKKLGGEQLIKVESVTKPLNIETYVSLSCTKCPEVIQALNIISMANENITTSLIDGGVFTEEVTQKNIQGVPVVYINGEKASVGEKTIEELIDIVINA, encoded by the coding sequence ATGGCTTTATTAGATAAAAATATTGTAGAACAATTAAAGGGGTATTTTAATAATATAAATGGAAATATCGAAATGGTGTCTTTTTTGGACGACAGCGAAAAATCAAAAGAATTAGATAGTTTTCTAACAGAAGTTGACGCTATTTCAGACAAAGTTAATTACACAAAAAAAATTTTTGGAAGTGACGCTGATTTTGAAAAAATGCACAATATCACAAGACCAATTTCATTTACTTTATTAAAAGATGGAAAAAAATCTGGAATTAACTTTAACGGAATTCCTGGAGGACATGAATTTAACAGCTTCATTTTGGCGATACTTGGACTTGCTGGGATGGGTAAAAAATTGGGAGGAGAACAATTAATTAAAGTAGAATCTGTTACAAAACCTTTAAATATCGAAACTTATGTTTCTCTTTCTTGTACAAAATGTCCTGAAGTTATTCAAGCATTAAATATAATTTCTATGGCAAATGAAAATATTACAACTTCATTGATTGACGGAGGAGTTTTCACTGAAGAAGTTACTCAAAAAAATATTCAAGGTGTGCCAGTTGTTTATATCAATGGAGAAAAAGCTTCTGTTGGAGAAAAAACAATTGAAGAATTGATTGATATTGTTATAAATGCCTAA
- a CDS encoding TetR/AcrR family transcriptional regulator: MEKSKKSYHHGNLREELIEKGIEMINEVGEEKLSLRRIAKMCGVSNAAPYTYFKKKSDLLEAMSDYIWKILAMELAKTRKKYENSENLLVKLGKTYVMFFCENHEYYYFIISRSNTKIDLLSEFSEIENSNQSAFNILKSEATKVLQKADVPNQAIQDKIIAMWALVQGLVTIMIMNDITYSEIWEEKIEEIIKSVCIVK; encoded by the coding sequence ATGGAGAAATCTAAAAAGAGCTATCATCATGGAAATCTGAGAGAAGAATTGATTGAAAAGGGGATAGAAATGATAAATGAGGTGGGGGAAGAAAAATTATCTTTAAGAAGAATAGCTAAAATGTGTGGAGTAAGTAATGCGGCTCCCTATACATATTTTAAGAAAAAAAGTGATTTGCTTGAAGCAATGAGTGATTATATTTGGAAAATATTAGCAATGGAATTGGCTAAGACGAGAAAAAAATATGAAAATAGCGAAAATTTATTGGTAAAATTGGGAAAAACATATGTTATGTTTTTTTGCGAAAATCATGAGTATTATTATTTTATAATTTCAAGAAGTAATACAAAAATAGATTTATTATCAGAGTTTTCAGAAATAGAAAATAGTAATCAAAGTGCTTTTAATATATTAAAAAGCGAGGCAACTAAAGTACTTCAAAAAGCAGATGTACCAAATCAAGCTATACAAGATAAAATTATAGCAATGTGGGCATTAGTACAGGGATTAGTAACAATAATGATTATGAATGATATAACATATTCTGAAATTTGGGAAGAAAAAATAGAAGAGATAATAAAATCAGTTTGTATAGTAAAGTAA
- a CDS encoding flavodoxin family protein, translated as MELIIHDLDNEKLKNLKWKIEKKEKIIDKIKESINQKKIIADEDIFIICDNNKIKSCMGCFECWIKTPGRCKIRDGYENLATLYSKADKVVIISQCVYGSYSPFVKNVLDRTIPYLLPFFKFKNKEMHHVARNKMRFDLNVYFYGENLTQSEKTAAKEIVKANSVNLNTKNFKVSFLEDQGE; from the coding sequence ATGGAATTGATTATACATGATTTAGATAATGAAAAATTGAAAAATTTAAAGTGGAAAATTGAAAAAAAAGAAAAAATTATAGATAAAATAAAAGAAAGTATAAATCAAAAGAAAATAATAGCTGATGAAGATATATTTATAATTTGTGATAATAATAAAATTAAAAGTTGCATGGGGTGTTTTGAATGCTGGATTAAAACTCCTGGGAGATGTAAAATTAGGGATGGATATGAAAATTTAGCAACATTATATTCAAAGGCAGACAAAGTTGTGATTATAAGTCAATGTGTCTATGGTTCTTATAGTCCATTTGTAAAAAATGTACTGGATAGAACAATTCCATATTTGTTGCCATTTTTTAAATTTAAGAATAAGGAAATGCATCATGTCGCACGAAATAAAATGAGATTTGATTTAAATGTATATTTTTATGGGGAAAATTTGACACAAAGTGAAAAGACAGCGGCTAAAGAAATAGTAAAGGCTAATAGTGTGAATTTAAATACAAAAAATTTTAAGGTTTCTTTTTTAGAAGATCAGGGAGAATGA
- the aspS gene encoding aspartate--tRNA ligase produces the protein MYRNYKLNELRMENIGEEVTLSGWISKVRDLGHFVFIDLRDRYGVTQILLNEEVSGSELFEEARKYKNEWVLKVTGVVAERSSKNKNIPTGDIEIEAKKIEVLSRAKQLPFEISETGNLSENMRLTYRYLDIRRPKMLNNIIKRNDMLFSIRKFMNENGFLDVDTPILAKATPEGARDFIVPSRTNKGDFYALPQSPQLFKQILMVSGIDKYYQLAKCFRDEDLRADRQPEFTQLDVEMSFVEQEDVISMAEELTKTVFKDVTEIEITEKFPRMSYDDAMNFYGSDKPDLRFDMKLIDLSEETADCGFGVFENALKDGGNVKAIVAPNAEKFSRKYIKDLEDYVKTYFKAKGLAYIKMNENGEINSPIAKFFSEEKLTQIIEKLGIKNNEVALILADKYKVVHDGLGALRLKLGEELELIDKNAFKFLWVVDFPMFEWSEEENRYKAQHHPFTSIKEEDRKYLDTNELAKIKTDSYDIVLNGYEIGGGSIRIHDEDLQAKVFEKLGFGQEELEDKFGFFLEVLKYGVPPHGGLAYGIDRWLMAMLKEDSIKEVIPFPKTNKGQDLMTGAPAGIEEQVLEDDLRLKLLEVEKED, from the coding sequence ATGTATAGAAACTATAAATTAAATGAGTTAAGAATGGAAAATATTGGTGAAGAAGTAACTTTGTCGGGATGGATTTCTAAAGTTAGGGATTTGGGGCACTTTGTGTTTATTGATTTGAGGGATAGATATGGGGTTACTCAAATTTTGTTGAATGAGGAAGTTTCTGGGAGTGAACTTTTTGAGGAAGCTAGAAAGTATAAGAATGAATGGGTTTTGAAGGTTACTGGAGTTGTGGCTGAGAGAAGTAGTAAAAATAAAAATATTCCTACTGGGGATATTGAGATTGAAGCGAAAAAAATTGAGGTTTTAAGCCGTGCGAAACAGTTACCGTTTGAGATTAGTGAAACTGGGAATCTTAGTGAAAATATGAGATTAACTTATAGATATTTGGATATTAGAAGACCGAAAATGTTGAATAATATTATTAAAAGAAACGATATGTTGTTTTCAATTAGAAAATTTATGAATGAAAATGGATTTTTAGATGTCGATACTCCGATTTTGGCAAAAGCAACACCTGAAGGAGCGAGGGATTTTATCGTGCCAAGTAGAACTAACAAAGGTGATTTTTATGCATTGCCACAATCACCACAATTGTTTAAGCAAATACTTATGGTTTCTGGGATTGACAAATATTATCAATTGGCAAAATGTTTTAGAGATGAGGATTTGAGAGCGGACAGACAGCCTGAATTTACTCAATTAGATGTGGAAATGTCGTTTGTTGAGCAAGAAGATGTGATTTCAATGGCTGAAGAATTGACAAAGACAGTATTTAAAGATGTTACAGAAATTGAAATTACTGAAAAATTTCCAAGAATGAGCTACGATGATGCGATGAATTTTTATGGTTCAGATAAGCCAGATTTGAGATTTGATATGAAATTGATTGATTTGTCAGAAGAAACTGCTGATTGTGGATTTGGCGTTTTTGAAAATGCATTGAAAGATGGTGGGAATGTAAAAGCAATTGTTGCACCAAATGCGGAAAAATTCTCGAGAAAATATATAAAAGATTTGGAAGATTATGTGAAAACATACTTTAAAGCAAAAGGTTTGGCGTATATTAAAATGAATGAAAATGGAGAAATAAATTCTCCAATTGCGAAATTCTTCTCAGAAGAAAAATTGACACAAATTATTGAAAAATTAGGAATTAAAAATAATGAAGTTGCGTTAATTTTGGCTGATAAATATAAAGTTGTGCATGATGGATTGGGAGCGTTGAGATTGAAATTGGGAGAAGAGTTAGAATTAATCGACAAAAATGCGTTTAAATTCTTATGGGTAGTTGATTTTCCTATGTTTGAATGGAGTGAAGAAGAAAATAGATATAAAGCACAACACCATCCGTTTACTTCGATTAAAGAAGAAGATAGAAAGTATCTTGATACGAATGAACTTGCAAAAATCAAGACAGATTCATACGATATTGTCTTAAATGGTTATGAAATCGGTGGAGGAAGTATCAGAATTCACGATGAAGATTTACAGGCAAAAGTTTTTGAAAAATTAGGATTTGGTCAAGAAGAATTGGAAGATAAATTTGGATTTTTCTTGGAAGTCTTAAAATATGGAGTTCCACCACATGGAGGACTTGCTTACGGAATTGATAGATGGCTTATGGCAATGTTGAAGGAAGACTCAATAAAAGAAGTAATTCCGTTCCCTAAAACTAATAAGGGACAAGACTTGATGACTGGAGCACCTGCGGGAATTGAAGAACAAGTGCTTGAAGATGATTTGAGATTGAAATTGCTGGAAGTTGAAAAAGAAGATTAA
- the ahpC gene encoding alkyl hydroperoxide reductase subunit C encodes MSLIGKKVDNFTVQGYQNETFREVNFEKDILGKWSIFMFYPADFTFVCPTELEDLEDHHKELNDLGFEVYSVSTDTHFTHKAWHDHSEAISKVTFTMLGDPKKELVKIFDVLEEESGMAFRGTFIVNPEGKIVAYEVNDGGIGRDASELVRRAKAAKFVHDNPGLVCPAKWKEGEKTLKPGLDLVGKI; translated from the coding sequence ATGTCATTAATTGGAAAAAAAGTTGATAATTTTACAGTTCAAGGTTATCAAAACGAAACTTTCAGAGAAGTAAACTTTGAAAAAGATATTTTGGGAAAATGGAGCATTTTTATGTTCTATCCAGCAGATTTCACATTTGTTTGCCCAACAGAATTAGAAGATTTGGAAGATCACCACAAAGAATTAAATGATTTGGGATTTGAAGTTTATTCAGTAAGTACTGATACTCACTTCACTCACAAAGCTTGGCACGATCATTCAGAAGCAATTAGCAAAGTAACTTTCACAATGCTAGGAGATCCAAAAAAAGAATTAGTTAAAATCTTTGATGTTTTGGAAGAAGAATCAGGAATGGCTTTCAGAGGAACTTTCATTGTAAACCCTGAAGGAAAAATCGTTGCTTACGAAGTAAACGACGGTGGAATCGGAAGAGATGCTTCAGAATTAGTAAGAAGAGCAAAAGCGGCAAAATTTGTACATGACAATCCTGGATTAGTTTGCCCAGCTAAATGGAAAGAAGGAGAAAAAACATTAAAACCTGGATTAGATTTAGTAGGTAAAATTTAA
- the lepB gene encoding signal peptidase I, which produces MNMLNFFKKNIFLVIIFIFFSIIFIFSRFTYNVTNSLTKGIYFKKFFPKYKKNNLVLFELDKKYLKYLENFPNKNKMKKIYLIKRIVGVCGDKIENRNGGIFINGEKKGEIFKIKGLNENKNENKNIKKEESYVLRKDEFFVMGDTPTSFDSRYFGILKKKNFKFEMKLLIDEKKLEKIIKYF; this is translated from the coding sequence ATGAATATGCTGAATTTTTTCAAAAAGAATATTTTTTTAGTTATTATATTTATTTTTTTTAGTATAATTTTTATTTTCTCAAGATTTACTTACAATGTGACAAATAGCCTTACAAAGGGAATTTATTTTAAAAAATTTTTTCCAAAATATAAAAAAAATAATTTGGTTTTGTTTGAACTTGACAAAAAGTATTTGAAATATTTGGAAAATTTTCCGAATAAAAATAAAATGAAAAAAATTTATTTGATTAAAAGAATTGTAGGAGTTTGTGGGGATAAAATAGAAAATAGAAATGGCGGGATTTTTATCAATGGGGAAAAAAAGGGGGAAATTTTTAAGATAAAAGGATTGAATGAAAATAAAAACGAAAATAAAAATATAAAAAAAGAAGAAAGTTATGTTTTAAGAAAAGATGAATTTTTTGTTATGGGAGATACACCGACTTCGTTTGATTCAAGATATTTTGGAATTCTTAAAAAAAAGAATTTTAAATTTGAGATGAAACTTTTGATTGATGAAAAAAAATTGGAAAAAATAATAAAATATTTTTAA